The following are from one region of the Chionomys nivalis chromosome 16, mChiNiv1.1, whole genome shotgun sequence genome:
- the C16H9orf152 gene encoding uncharacterized protein C9orf152 homolog, whose product MRMKGLACPCPALSNFLELGACLMAEGSRTQASGQGPPINVQFLRAQYEGLRRQQRTQAHLMVFPKEGTMLTPAESMTSAVWINKERKSSLSPDETDSEVEGTLEDVDRICHQAPETPWHTYLEMHRLVQTSHQGNPKGYPAESEPRLSPEGDPNVLENHQKTQPETEIAEATQCQSQEGCGPLQAAGSGLQTGIHCLSPAKNLHRSHYPFPQRKLPRISQAARNLGLYGPP is encoded by the exons ATGCGGATGAAAGGGTTGGCCTGCCCGTGCCCTGCCCTATCCAACTTCTTGGAACTGGGGGCCTGCTTAATGGCTGAGGGTTCCCGGACGCAGGCATCGGGTCAAGGGCCTCCTATCAACGTCCAGTTCCTCCGCGCCCAGTATGAAGGTCTGAGGAGACAGCAGAGGACCCAAGCCCACCTGATGGTATTTCCTAAAG AAGGGACCATGCTTACTCCAGCTGAATCTATGACCAGTGCTGTTTGGATTAACAAGGAGAGAAAGAGCTCCCTGTCCCCAGATGAGACGGACTCGGAGGTTGAGGGGACGCTGGAGGACGTGGACAGAATCTGCCATCAGGCTCCCGAGACTCCATGGCACACCTACCTAGAGATGCATCGCTTGGTCCAAACCAGCCACCAAGGGAACCCCAAGGGCTACCCTGCAGAGTCAGAACCAAGGCTCTCTCCAGAGGGAGACCCCAATGTGCTAGAAAACCATCAGAAGACTCAGCCAGAAACCGAAATCGCAGAGGCGACCCAATGTCAAAGTCAGGAGGGCTGTGGCCCACTACAGGCAGCAGGCTCCGGTTTACAAACCGGCATTCACTGTCTTTCTCCAGCAAAGAACCTACACAGGTCTCATTACCCATTTCCCCAGAGGAAACTTCCCAGGATCTCCCAAGCTGCCCGGAACCTGGGCTTATATGGCCCACCCTGA